In one window of Gossypium hirsutum isolate 1008001.06 chromosome A01, Gossypium_hirsutum_v2.1, whole genome shotgun sequence DNA:
- the LOC107917494 gene encoding B3 domain-containing protein At2g32645-like codes for MGGTGLVLVIQKTIFYSDVNPTASRFSIPFSQVKTHDFLNKAETKELAHKNPMQVCLLDPSLQQTSITFNKWVMGNTSLYVLTNTWNCVVKNNQLEKGVMVQLWSFRMNSLLYIELSL; via the exons ATGGGTGGTACGGGTTTGGTTTTGGTCATACAAAAGACCATCTTTTACTCCGATGTCAACCCTACTGCCAGTCGTTTCTCCATACCCTTCTCCCAAGTCAAGACTCATGACTTCCTCAACAAGGCAGAGACTAAAGAGTTGGCTCACAAAAACCCCATGCAGGTGTGCCTCTTAGACCCATCGTTGCAGCAAACAAGCATTACCTTTAACAAGTGGGTTATGGGGAACACCTCGCTCTATGTCCTCACCAACACCTGGAACTGTGTTGTCAAGAACAACCAACTGGAGAAAGGGGTCATGGTGCAGCTCTGGTCTTTCCGGATGAATTCCCTGCT TTACATTGAATTGTCTCTATAA
- the LOC107916706 gene encoding triosephosphate isomerase, chloroplastic isoform X2, which translates to MSMVSTYCPHFSGLRRSSPNLHNAPCQSFLQHFSSQARLPSSPKPCRAVIAMSGSGKNGTKDSTTKLVSDLNSAKLESDVDVVVAPPFVYLDQVTSSLTDRIEVSAQNSWIGKGGAFTGEISVEQLKDIGCKWVILGHSERRHVIGEDDQFIGKKAAYALNEGLGVIACIGELLEEREAGKTFDVCFQQLKAFADVVPSWDNIVIAYEPVWAIGTGKVATPQQAQEVHVAVRDWLKKNVSEEVASKTRIIYGGSVNGSNCGELAKEEDIDGFLVGGASLKGPEFATIVNSVTTKKVVA; encoded by the exons ATGTCAATGGTATCTACATATTGCCCTCACTTCAGTGGGCTTCGCCGATCATCTCCCAACTTACACAATGCACCATGTCAATCTTTCCTTCAACACTTCAGCTCTCAAGCCCGTCTCCCTTCTTCTCCCAAACCTTGCAGAGCTGTTATTGCCATGTCCGGCTCTGGGAAG AATGGAACAAAAGACTCCACCACGAAGCTTGTTTCTGACCTGAACAGCGCAAAGTTGGAGAGTGATGTTG ATGTTGTTGTGGCACCTCCCTTTGTCTATCTTGATCAGGTGACTTCTTCATTAACTGATCGGATTGAGGTATCTGCTCAGAACTCTTGGATTGGAAAAGGTGGGGCTTTCACGGGAGAAATCAG TGTGGAGCAACTGAAAGATATTGGCTGCAAATGGGTCATTCTTGGGCATTCTGAACGCAGACATGTTATTGGTGAAGATGATCAG TTTATAGGAAAGAAAGCTGCTTATGCTCTAAATGAGGGTCTTGGAGTGATAGCTTGTATCGGTGAACTATTAGAAGAAAGAGAAGCAGGGAAAACTTTTGATGTATGCTTCCAGCAACTGAAGGCTTTTGCTG ATGTTGTACCCAGTTGGGACAATATAGTTATTGCTTATGAGCCAGTATGGGCCATTGGGACTGGTAAGGTTGCTACACCCCAGCAAGCTCAGGAGGTACATGTAGCTGTCCGTGATTGGCTTAAAAAGAATGTTTCTGAGGAAGTGGCATCTAAAACGCGTATCATATATGGAG GGTCCGTGAATGGAAGCAACTGTGGTGAGCTTGCAAAAGAAGAAGATATTGATGGATTTCTTGTTGGTGGTGCTTCTTTGAAG GGGCCTGAGTTTGCTACAATTGTCAACTCTGTAACAACCAAAAAGGTTGTTGCTTAA
- the LOC121229013 gene encoding uncharacterized protein isoform X2 — translation MCCSLWPIQEWLHFFNGRRNGAVTFASFLEALSPLQRNSGPSAIKYQMPEDPAKIITSSVPPSYSVKIKEAGAPPSSYQGELQCPKISFSDHDLNAANDLECSH, via the exons ATGTGCTGTTCCCTATGGCCAATTCAAGAATGGCTACACTTTTTCAATGGTAGAAGAAATGGCGCTGTTACTTTCGCCTCTTTTTTGGAAGCTCTGTCCCCTCTCCAGAG GAACTCTGGTCCTTCGGCAATTAAGTATCAAATGCCAGAGGATCCAGCGAAGATCATTACAAGTTCAGTACCCCCTTCTTATTCTGTTAAAATCAAGGAAGCAG GTGCTCCACCGTCAAGCTATCAAGGAGAGTTACAATGCCCAAA GATTTCATTTAGCGATCATGATTTAAATGCTGCCAATGATCTGGAATGCAGCCACTGA
- the LOC121229013 gene encoding uncharacterized protein isoform X1, with protein MLPMIWNAATENRLGKIRTETPLHSPKQEGRISSDDCSLPWNFSRQLNSLKGSNFVLNDIELEVDMDVPLGGNPSQFSVDITDSHGNWKPNLSTFSNDMQLDSHYRISKCTFGDTNISYNIGCNTSNST; from the exons ATGCTGCCAATGATCTGGAATGCAGCCACTGAGAATC GTTTAGGTAAGATCAGAACAGAGACTCCATTGCACTCCCCAAAGCAAGAGGGCAG AATCTCTTCTGATGATTGCTCATTACCCTGGAACTTTTCAAGGCAACTAAACTCATTGAAGGGTTCTAACTTTGTGCTAAATGATATTGAACTAGAAGTG GACATGGATGTTCCACTTGGTGGCAATCCTTCGCAGTTCTCAGTCGATATAACTGATTCACATGGCAATTGGAAGCCAAACCTCTCCACTTTTTCTAACGACATGCAACTCGATAGCCATTACAGAATTAGCAAGTGCACTTTTGGTGACACTAACATTTCCTACAACATAGGATGTAACACTTCAAACTCAACCTAG
- the LOC107916705 gene encoding uncharacterized protein, with the protein MVDKSVKLTKKNKRKFNSSQEKSSLRKRRRNDLLIKEAKEGESSARTEPELNPSEERPWRNLQLILSLQNKQTDLQKKVELAFDFVDSEEKEVRNDVDGDDETVNISRMIVFLSDWIQSLLISPQKTDKVDGVVDACLDFRCWRIFEFCLKESLKLHVSLNFSRNLLRAIGYIARNVLSFISGPSMSSNESVFAGEGFELYGVFLDCVSLLFSFQHGLSNENLELWVSNIDVVLQLVHKIHAQNLGGGNIGAFAMRFSCVVLEPFAKFLRIQPTRKNGFRDFVDKLLEPLLLLLDVLYGCVNENNSCLTRNLLMLVEEVLSHGLFHPIHIDGFLGLRSVENYALKIDAKDSNVVIKSYHRHLFDKLQSMVKKNIVLSGIGRLFHLFAARIKKQKGASAAGTAGKFGGTRCMEDELSGHLSTDPSPSSRAIPDNNYRSSTYSAEARKSLFDFFVQLLEPLLLEMDAYMQSNLAARVSLVDVHCTLKSINSLVASFVHEKVYVRTEDISEGACLNFLKKVYNTVISFAAKLFGLSEMDIDGKTRKEMFPLLAKELFLAVGHFLDIENDVIGSDLISLWLMILSYLTSLSDLDLPDQSLLISPILDLGCQLVNLYSALRQVNNSIFTLCKAVRLLITHHHESETSCTRFFAYSACLSNEATAASVAVLLGSQEFKLAIHHAIKSIPEGQASELIQQLTADVSESMEWLKIGCSVTDGKEIERLHVRDHRMLSIHKQLELLGRVLSEIYMVLLDSLSVTAGNCILLGPSIKELVSTIYPFICSLGEKCLDGVNVFLFSVMGTTSENMVAENEKEKYGISIQWIFVFLFRLYMSCRSLYRQVISLTPPITSRKLSLAMGDAFTAYTGRDWMEKSVWTDDGYFSWIINPSLSLLDLIHHITDTYIKDNIEDCCPLIYVLHIMALQRLVDLSRHRCSLEYLLEQNKKLMQVQKFDDADLSRYTKKDRKLKRRILVLEQEAVQLADFVLGYLSLVANNHSSILSSDDTFCEKKAHESNKWDFGICSVNKKSLPIAIWWIICQNIDILCIYADAKKLKKKFKTFLTLLIQTSLPCLSKSFQQVEKHKIEKDGQPKKISLYQISQGLLKDSTLYDHKFVRRNLSSRFCHALENLALLLFGNSSVSDRNFNSFPVWSEVFSTLDNSPAVVSGRRYVKHDSATRSISNSCNEQSSMNPTALPFKTVKDCKSLLNLLCWMPKGFLSSKSFSKLATCVLHLDQLVVAELLLCQRALSSYGCELFQLFVTCRRTLKNIIMALCEENIEASLSSLLSVAEGSYFITWLFKSVSAVTELLDTMSEDCISDYKTKKFSLMDHTSYVFFAISKYQFSQAVDFIGNSEQPCKHFSGFVSDQSILNEPPLCFNYLKDSEALKSLSIIAESLQEQAESFLSSLKEALGIAQVGIEEEAENINKMSFLVSCFGGFLWGLASALNQLGEKCGELKTKLLRWKSEPLSKIKLCTNVFVDLISDVLHMFLEKGQQRRSDPDSQSSDKFDYRRDSLVFNDLVVLPCLNKHLLLGLLKGDHPDRAVLLRQLLITYSAILRLNLRVGGPLLSSGMASLIIDMSQFLLLELANSVESPPPFTFVWLDGAVKYLEEVGSHFQFTDSALNENVYGKLIELHLRGIGKCISLQGKSATLESHERESSSKILHDDTGLSESFLSHGSHCLDEFKARLRMSFSVFIKNPSELQLMSAIEAIEKALVGVQGAHGRIYEITAGSANGGMVSSTVAGGIDCLDLLLEHGSGRKCLSVIKRHIRGFVAALFNIILHLQSPLIFYRKSVSNEGDRNLDPGSVVLMCIEVLTRVSGKHALFQLDLCHIGQSLRIPGALFQEFHQLRISEGPVSSNTFLDEQNHNSTVSMEYHVLGLDQQFSINLFAACCRLLYSILKHHKSECERCIAVLEESVSLLLHCLETVDADLVVQKGYFSWEIQEGVKCAGFLRRIYEEIRQQKDVFAGHCYKFLSTYIWVFSGYGPHKTGIRREIDEALKPGVYALIDACSANDLQYLHTVFGEGPCRNTLASLQRDYKLNFQYEGKV; encoded by the exons ATGGTTGATAAATCTGTGAAGTTAACAAAGAAAAACAAGAGGAAGTTTAACAGTTCCCAAGAAAAATCGAGTCTTAGAAAACGCCGCCGTAACGATTTGTTGATCAAGGAAGCAAAAGAAGGTGAAAGCTCGGCGCGGACTGAACCGGAGCTGAATCCCAGTGAAGAACGCCCATGGAGAAATCTACAGTTAATTCTTTCCTTGCAAAACAAACAAACCGACCTTCAAAA AAAGGTAGAGCTGGCTTTTGATTTTGTTGATTCAGAAGAGAAAGAAGTAAGAAACGATGTGGATGGAGATGATGAAACGGTGAATATATCTCGAATGATTGTTTTTCTAAGTGATTGGATTCAGTCATTGTTAATTTCTCCTCAAAAGACTGATAAAGTTGATGGAGTCGTTGACGCTTGTTTGGATTTTAGATGTTGGCGGATTTTTGAATTCTGTTTGAAAGAGTCTTTGAAATTGCATGTATCTTTGAATTTCTCTCGGAATTTATTAAGAGCAATTGGTTACATTGCAAGAAATGTTTTGTCTTTTATTAGCGGTCCATCTATGTCTTCAAATGAATCAGTTTTTGCTGGTGAAGGGTTTGAATTGTATGGTGTATTTCTTGATTGTGTTTCCTTGTTATTCTCATTCCAACATGGCTTGTCAAATGAAAATTTAGAGTTATGGGTTTCCAATATTGACGTAGTGCTTCAGCTTGTTCACAAAATTCATGCTCAGAACCTTGGTGGTGGCAATATAGGTGCATTTGCCATGCGGTTTTCTTGTGTGGTTCTTGAGCCATTTGCCAAGTTTTTGAGGATTCAGCCCACTCGGAAAAATGGGTTTCGTGATTTTGTAGACAAGCTTCTTGAGCCCTTGTTGCTTCTGCTAGATGTCTTGTATGGCTGTGTTAATGAGAACAATTCTTGCTTGACAAGGAACTTGTTGATGTTGGTTGAAGAAGTATTATCTCATGGGTTATTTCATCCAATTCATATTGATGGATTTTTAGGCTTGCGCAGTGTGGAAAATTATGCTCTGAAAATTGATGCAAAAGACTCAAATGTGGTCATTAAAAGTTATCACAGACATTTATTTGACAAACTACAGAGCATGGTAAAGAAGAACATAGTATTGAGTGGTATTGGACGATTATTTCACTTGTTTGCTGCTCGaattaaaaagcaaaaaggaGCTTCAGCTGCAGGGACTGCTGGAAAATTTGGAGGTACTAGGTGCATGGAAGATGAGTTATCTGGTCATTTGTCTACAGATCCATCTCCAAGTAGTAGGGCAATTCCAGATAATAACTATAGATCTAGTACTTACAGTGCAGAAGCACGGAAGTCactatttgatttttttgttcaGCTTTTGGAGCCTCTCCTGCTTGAGATGGATGCCTACATGCAATCTAACTTGGCAGCTAGGGTCTCATTGGTAGATGTTCATTGCACACTGAAGTCCATTAATAGTTTAGTTGCCAGTTTTGTACATGAAAAAGTATATGTAAGAACAGAAGATATCTCAGAAGGAGCTTGTCTTAATTTCTTGAAGAAAGTTTATAATACAGTAATCTCATTTGCTGCGAAATTATTTGGCCTGTCAGAAATGGATATAGATGGCAAGACACGGAAGGAAATGTTTCCTTTATTAGCCAAGGAGTTATTTCTTGCTGTAGGGCACTTCTTGGATATTGAAAACGATGTTATTGGGAGTGATTTAATTAGCTTATGGCTCATGATACTTTCTTACTTGACCAGTCTTTCTGATTTAGATTTACCAGATCAATCCTTATTGATTTCCCCAATACTTGATCTTGGGTGCCAGCTGGTTAATCTTTATAGCGCACTTCGCCAG GTGAATAATTCTATTTTTACACTCTGCAAAGCAGTGAGACTTTTGATAACACACCACCATGAAAGTGAAACGAGCTGCACCAGATTTTTTGCATACTCAGCATGCTTATCTAATGAAGCAACTGCAGCATCAGTGGCAGTTCTTTTAGGCTCACAAGAATTTAAATTGGCTATTCACCATGCTATTAAATCCATACCAGAAGGGCAAGCGAGTGAACTTATTCAGCAATTAACTGCAGATGTATCAGAATCGATGGAATGGTTGAAAATTGGTTGCTCAGTAACTGatggaaaagaaattgaaagattgCACGTAAGAGATCATCGCATGCTAAGCATTCACAAACAACTAGAACTCTTGGGAAGGGTGCTATCTGAAATTTATATGGTATTGCTAGACTCACTTTCAGTTACCGCAGGAAACTGCATTCTGCTTGGGCCTTCTATAAAGGAGCTAGTAAGTACTATTTATCCTTTCATTTGTAGTCTGGGAGAAAAATGCCTTGATGGTGTCAACGTGTTCCTGTTTTCTGTCATGGGAACGACTTCTGAGAATATGGTGGCTGAgaacgaaaaagaaaaatatggaaTATCAATACAATGGATATTTGTTTTCCTATTTCGACTATACATGTCTTGCCGAAGCTTGTACAGGCAAGTCATTAGCCTTACACCTCCCATTACATCACGGAAATTGTCGTTGGCAATGGGGGATGCATTCACAGCGTATACTGGTAGGGATTGGATGGAGAAATCAGTTTGGACTGATGACGGCTACTTTTCTTGGATTATTAATCCTTCACTGTCTCTTCTTGATCTTATACACCACATAACAGACACATACATTAAAGACAACATTGAAGATTGCTGTCCACTGATTTATGTACTGCATATTATGGCTCTCCAAAGGCTAGTGGATTTAAGCAGGCATAGATGCTCTCTTGAGTATTTATTAGAGCAGAATAAGAAGCTGATGCAGGTTCAAAAGTTTGATGATGCTGATTTGTCACGTTATACCAAAAAAGACAGAAAGTTGAAAAGACGCATCTTAGTTTTGGAGCAAGAGGCAGTGCAGCTTGCTGATTTTGTGCTGGGATACCTTTCATTAGTTGCTAATAATCACTCATCAATCCTCTCCTCTGATGACACATTTTGTGAGAAAAAGGCACATGAAAGTAATAAATGGGATTTTGGTATTTGTTCTGTGAACAAGAAGTCTTTGCCGATTGCAATTTGGTGGATTATTTGCCAGAATATTGATATTTTATGCATTTATGCCGATgctaaaaagttaaaaaagaagTTTAAAACATTCCTCACTCTTTTGATCCAGACTTCCCTTCCTTGTTTATCAAAAAGCTTTCAGCAGGTTGAAAAgcataaaattgaaaaagatggtCAGCCAAAGAAAATAAGTCTGTATCAGATTTCACAAGGTCTTCTAAAAGATTCCACTCTCTATGATCATAAA TTTGTTCGCAGGAATTTGTCATCAAGGTTTTGTCATGCATTGGAGAACTTGGCTCTGTTACTGTTTGGCAATTCATCAGTTAGTGACaggaattttaattcatttcctGTTTGGTCAGAGGTTTTTAGCACACTTGATAACTCACCTGCGGTTGTTTCTGGTAGAAGATATGTTAAGCATGATTCAGCTACAAGATCaatttcaaattcatgcaatGAGCAATCTTCTATGAATCCGACAGCCCTTCCTTTCAAAACTGTGAAAGATTGTAAGAGTTTGCTTAATCTTCTGTGTTGGATGCCAAAAGGATTTTTGAGTTCAAAATCATTCTCCAAGCTAGCCACATGTGTCCTCCACCTTGACCA GCTTGTAGTTGCAGAGCTTTTACTCTGTCAAAGAGCACTGTCTTCATATGGTTGTGAGCTTTTCCAATTGTTTGTCACTTGTCGGAGGacattgaaaaatattattatggCATTGTGTGAGGAGAATATAGAAGCTAGTCTGTCTTCACTTCTCTCAGTTGCTGAGGGTTCATATTTTATCACATGGCTTTTCAAGTCAGTATCTGCTGTGACTGAACTCCTAGACACAATGTCGGAGGACTGTATTTCTGATTACAAAACTAAGAAATTCTCATTGATGGATCACACATCTTATGTCTTCTTTGCAATAAGCAAATATCAATTTAGTCAGGCTGTTGATTTCATTGGAAATTCTGAGCAACCCTGTAAACATTTTTCTGGTTTTGTCAGTGATCAAAGTATTTTAAATGAACCTCCTTTGTGCTTCAATTATTTGAAAGATAGTGAAGCCTTGAAAAGTTTGTCTATTATTGCTGAGAGTCTACAGGAACAGGCAGAGAGCTTCCTTTCTTCTTTGAAAGAAGCCCTTGGTATTGCACAAGTAGGAATTGAGGAAGAAgctgaaaatattaataaaatgtcTTTCTTGGTTTCTTGCTTTGGTGGGTTTTTATGGGGCTTAGCATCTGCCTTGAATCAGTTGGGCGAAAAATGTGGGGAGCTAAAGACAAAATTGTTACGATGGAAAAGTGAGCCTCTCTCGAAAATAAAACTCTGCACAAATGTGTTTGTTGATCTTATTAGTGATGTCTTACACATGTTCCTTGAGAAGGGCCAACAGCGAAGAAGTGATCCTGATTCTCAAAGTTCTGACAAGTTTGATTACAGAAGGGATTCtctggtttttaatgatttagtggTGCTTCCTTGTCTAAATAAGCATTTGTTGCTAGGGTTGCTAAAGGGTGATCATCCTGATAGAGCAGTTTTACTTAGGCAGCTATTAATTACTTATTCTGCTATTTTAAGGCTAAATTTGCGTGTTGGTGGTCCTCTCTTGTCATCAGGCATGGCATCTCTCATAATTGACATGTCACAATTCTTGTTGTTGGAGTTGGCAAACTCAGTTGAAAGCCCGCCACCATTCACTTTTGTTTGGTTAGATGGTGCAGTTAAGTATTTGGAAGAAGTCGGGAGTCACTTTCAGTTCACTGATTCTGCCTTGAACGAAAATGTTTATGGCAAGCTAATAGAATTGCATTTAAGGGGCATAGGAAAATGCATATCTTTACAAGGAAAAAGTGCTACTTTGGAATCTCATGAGCGAGAATCAAGCTCTAAGATACTCCATGATGATACTGGTTTATCCGAGTCATTTCTTTCTCATGGCTCACATTGCCTAGATGAATTCAAAGCTAGGTTGAGGATGTCATTCAGTGTGTTCATTAAGAATCCGTCAGAGTTGCAACTAATGTCAGCAATAGAGGCTATCGAGAAAGCATTGGTGGGAGTACAAGGAGCTCATGGAAGGATATATGAAATAACCGCTGGAAGTGCCAACGGTGGCATGGTCTCCTCAACTGTTGCGGGTGGCATTGACTGCTTGGATCTACTTCTTGAGCATGGTTCAG GACGCAAATGTTTGAGTGTGATTAAAAGACACATTAGAGGCTTTGTTGCTGCTCTATTCAATATAATCCTGCACTTGCAGAGTCCATTAATATTCTACAGAAAATCTGTGAGTAATGAAGGTGACAGAAACCTTGATCCGGGATCTGTTGTTCTTATGTGTATTGAGGTATTGACCAGAGTTTCTGGAAAACATGCTCTGTTTCAACTGGATCTGTGTCACATAGGGCAGTCTTTGCGTATCCCTGGAGCACTTTTTCAAGAATTCCATCAACTAAGGATTTCTGAAGGACCAGTATCAAGTAACACATTTTTGGATGAACAAAATCACAATTCTACTGTAAGCATGGAATATCATGTTTTGGGCCTGGACCAACAGTTCTCTATAAACCTCTTTGCTGCTTGTTGCCGATTATTGTACTCCATTCTGAAACATCACAAGAG TGAATGTGAACGGTGCATTGCTGTGCTTGAAGAATCTGTTTCCCTTCTTCTTCATTGTTTGGAGACAGTGGATGCTGATCTAGTGGTCCAAAAAGGTTATTTTTCATGGGAAATACAAGAGGGAGTGAAATGTGCTGGTTTTCTCCGAAGAATCTATGAAGAG ATAAGGCAGCAGAAAGATGTCTTTGCAGGGCACTGTTACAAGTTCTTGTCAACCTACATATGGGTTTTTTCAGGATATGGTCCCCATAAAACTGGCATTAGAAG GGAGATAGATGAAGCTCTAAAACCAGGTGTATATGCATTAATAGATGCTTGCTCAGCTAATGATCTTCAATATCTTCATACAGTATTTGGAG AGGGTCCTTGTAGAAACACTTTGGCCAGTTTGCAACGTGATTACAAACTGAATTTCCAGTACGAGGGGAAAGTCTGA
- the LOC107916704 gene encoding uncharacterized protein, translating into MIFSIFKSQVFIRNGSFIRPTCAKNVSFSRAIALLLVRYESGIAENEQPFKISYLINTIGLSPQSALSVSKKLHFETSQQPDTVISFFNNHGFSRTQIRDIVQKWPASLLCNPEKTLLPKLQFFYSKRISGSQLLRILSSNPDAFRRSLDNCVIPNFNSFKEFTRCGDDQVFLAYKNYSDVLSRNFQAIVAPNIAILKEYGVPESNIMVELVVHPRAYAVNPDKFSITVEQVKKMGFNPSKRRFLTALQAFLQISKSTWEKKFDLLNQWGWSNEVVLSAFEKYPRFMMFSEKKITTIMSFFVHTMGWKSLDIANRPVILSYSLERRIIPRCSVLQALLSKGLIKKFSVCLVLEYTEKAFLQRFITPYEDPYILKLYEQKLGLSE; encoded by the coding sequence ATGATTTTTTCCATCTTCAAAAGCCAAGTCTTCATTAGAAATGGCTCTTTCATTCGCCCAACCTGTGCTAAAAATGTGAGTTTTTCTCGAGCAATTGCATTGCTACTTGTTAGATATGAATCTGGAATTGCAGAAAATGAACAGCCGTTTAAGATTTCTTACCTCATAAACACAATCGGGTTGTCTCCACAGTCTGCTTTATCAGTGTCTAAGAAGCTCCATTTTGAGACCTCTCAACAACCAGACACTGTGATTTCCTTCTTCAACAACCATGGCTTTTCAAGAACCCAGATTAGAGACATCGTTCAGAAATGGCCTGCATCTCTTTTATGCAACCCTGAGAAAACCCTTTTGCCCAAACTTCAATTCTTTTACTCCAAAAGGATTTCAGGTTCTCAACTTTTAAGAATCTTGTCTTCAAACCCAGATGCCTTTAGACGTAGTTTAGATAATTGCGTCATCCCAAACTTCAACTCCTTCAAGGAATTCACTCGATGTGGCGACGATCAGGTGTTTTTAGCATACAAGAACTATTCCGACGTCCTTTCACGTAATTTTCAAGCCATTGTTGCTCCTAATATTGCAATCCTGAAAGAATATGGGGTGCCTGAATCAAATATTATGGTTGAACTTGTTGTGCACCCAAGGGCCTATGCAGTGAATCCTGATAAGTTTAGTATAACAGTTGAACAAGTAAAGAAAATGGGATTTAATCCTTCAAAACGTAGGTTCCTTACAGCTCTTCAAGCTTTCTTACAGATTAGCAAATCAACATGGGAAAAGAAATTCGATCTTCTTAACCAATGGGGTTGGTCAAATGAAGTTGTTCTTTCAGCTTTTGAGAAGTATCcgagattcatgatgttttctgAGAAGAAGATCACTACAATAATGAGCTTTTTCGTCCACACAATGGGATGGAAATCATTGGATATCGCTAACCGTCCAGTTATTCTTTCGTATAGCTTGGAGAGGAGAATTATCCCAAGGTGTTCGGTTCTTCAAGCCTTGTTATCCAAAGGTTTGATCAAGAAATTCAGTGTATGTCTTGTTCTGGAGTATACTGAAAAGGCATTCCTCCAAAGGTTCATCACCCCTTATGAAGATCcttatatattgaaattatatgaGCAGAAGTTAGGCCTTTCAGAATAA
- the LOC107916706 gene encoding triosephosphate isomerase, chloroplastic isoform X1 — protein sequence MSMVSTYCPHFSGLRRSSPNLHNAPCQSFLQHFSSQARLPSSPKPCRAVIAMSGSGKFFVGGNWKCNGTKDSTTKLVSDLNSAKLESDVDVVVAPPFVYLDQVTSSLTDRIEVSAQNSWIGKGGAFTGEISVEQLKDIGCKWVILGHSERRHVIGEDDQFIGKKAAYALNEGLGVIACIGELLEEREAGKTFDVCFQQLKAFADVVPSWDNIVIAYEPVWAIGTGKVATPQQAQEVHVAVRDWLKKNVSEEVASKTRIIYGGSVNGSNCGELAKEEDIDGFLVGGASLKGPEFATIVNSVTTKKVVA from the exons ATGTCAATGGTATCTACATATTGCCCTCACTTCAGTGGGCTTCGCCGATCATCTCCCAACTTACACAATGCACCATGTCAATCTTTCCTTCAACACTTCAGCTCTCAAGCCCGTCTCCCTTCTTCTCCCAAACCTTGCAGAGCTGTTATTGCCATGTCCGGCTCTGGGAAG TTCTTTGTTGGGGGTAACTGGAAATGT AATGGAACAAAAGACTCCACCACGAAGCTTGTTTCTGACCTGAACAGCGCAAAGTTGGAGAGTGATGTTG ATGTTGTTGTGGCACCTCCCTTTGTCTATCTTGATCAGGTGACTTCTTCATTAACTGATCGGATTGAGGTATCTGCTCAGAACTCTTGGATTGGAAAAGGTGGGGCTTTCACGGGAGAAATCAG TGTGGAGCAACTGAAAGATATTGGCTGCAAATGGGTCATTCTTGGGCATTCTGAACGCAGACATGTTATTGGTGAAGATGATCAG TTTATAGGAAAGAAAGCTGCTTATGCTCTAAATGAGGGTCTTGGAGTGATAGCTTGTATCGGTGAACTATTAGAAGAAAGAGAAGCAGGGAAAACTTTTGATGTATGCTTCCAGCAACTGAAGGCTTTTGCTG ATGTTGTACCCAGTTGGGACAATATAGTTATTGCTTATGAGCCAGTATGGGCCATTGGGACTGGTAAGGTTGCTACACCCCAGCAAGCTCAGGAGGTACATGTAGCTGTCCGTGATTGGCTTAAAAAGAATGTTTCTGAGGAAGTGGCATCTAAAACGCGTATCATATATGGAG GGTCCGTGAATGGAAGCAACTGTGGTGAGCTTGCAAAAGAAGAAGATATTGATGGATTTCTTGTTGGTGGTGCTTCTTTGAAG GGGCCTGAGTTTGCTACAATTGTCAACTCTGTAACAACCAAAAAGGTTGTTGCTTAA
- the LOC107917495 gene encoding uncharacterized protein, producing the protein MAHHIRSRGDYILDLFSLTPLPYPVLLILSLTSVFLGISSYLNYESAVESADQQMSWVLFATPVVLILLARWLSSMEVSGMLFGSSPWERIRRTHHHPSEGTSPWVVAAFIVLLLVLLQYLSIFRESWMGFALLDPTQYLC; encoded by the exons ATGGCCCATCATATTAGAAGTAGAGGTGACTACATCTTGGATTTATTCTCTTTAACTCCTCTGCCTTATCCTGTTCTGCTAATCCTTTCTCTCACATCTGTATTTCTCGGAATATCAAGTTACCTTAACTACGAATCCGCTGTGGAATCTGCCGACCAGCAAATGAGTTGGGTACTTTTCGCCACACCAGTCGTGTTAATACTCTTGGCACGATGGCTCTCCTCTATGGAAGTCTCTGGTATGCTGTTTGGTTCATCACCCTGGGAACGTATCCGCCGGACTCATCATCACCCTTCTGAAGGTACCTCACCCTGGGTGGTGGCTGCTTTCATTGTGTTGCTGTTAGTCCTGTTGCAGTACCTGTCCATTTTTCGTGAGAGCTGGATG GGTTTTGCCTTGTTAGATCCAACACAGTATCTGTGCTAG